The genomic interval CGACCGAATGAACCATTGGGGCGTTCCATCATCGTAGGAACGTTCCTCAACCCCCTCGGTATGCATCCAGCGGCCACAGCCACAGGTCAGCATAACGGGGCCTCAGTGCTGAGTGCTGAGTGCTGAGTGCTGAGTAAAGAGGCCGTCCTTAGGTCATCGCTCATCGCTCACCATTCATCGTTGGCCCCACTACCCGATCTTTCCCGGATAGAGAAGATACAGCATGGTGTAGGTGGTGGTACCGGTCACAAAGAGGACGCAATACACGATCATCGTAAACAGCCCAAGTGCCCGATGCCGCCGCGCGCCGTTCGGCCAGATCCGCTGAATCGTCATCTCGACCGAAAATACGATGGCGATCAGCAGCAACAGGCTGAGATAGACTTCGAATTTGCGCATGGAGAATCCGGCGGTGGCCACGCGCGAGAAGAACAAGAACATTACCAGGGCCGTGACGCTCCCAAAGATCACCCCGACCTTCCTCCAGGTCGTCAGGAGCAGCGTCTCCTTGAGCGAACGAGCGCCATCGATGACTTGCTGGGAACGGAAACCCAGCACGATCATGTAGATCGCCATAATCAATCCGAGAATGACCAGAATGATGTGCACGGTCAGAACAGGGATGAAGACATAATCGTAGAGCGCTTGCGACCCGCCAAAACCTTCTTTCCCCTCAAAGGCCAACACGCCTAATTGACGAAACAAATAGTAGCTCATGAAGAAGGCCACCATGGCGATCATCCCGCCCAGCATCATCCAATGATGGGCATCTGCCCGCCGTCTCCGCGCCTGGATCCAGCCGATCACGAAGAGCCCCGTGAAGAACGTCGCCATGAGCTGGCTCATGTCCGCCCCGACCGTGGCATGGGTGCCAAAAAAACCAGGCTGTTTTAGCCATTCAAGCATAATATTCCTTGCCGCGTACTCGGCTCTCAGGCCTGACTGGACTTCGTACCCAGCACAACCGCTGTCGGTTCCAGCTCTGTCACAGTTGGAAAGCCGGCTTCGCTCATCCACTGCATCGCATCTGCCGTCTTATAGCAACCGCCCCGCTGCGTATTGACCAGAATATGCACCGCGAAGGCGGTGGTCCAGGCCGGACCGGTGCCTGTCTCATTGAGGAATCGATCCTTGATGATTAAACGGCCGCCTGGCGCCAAATGGGTCCAGACCCTCTTGACCAATGCCGCGTTCGTCGGAAAATCCTGGTAATGCAGGATATCGGACATCAGAGCGACATCGTAGGGTCCACCAAGTCCATCCTTGTTAAAATCGCCTGACTGCAACGAAATCCTCGATTCCAAGCCAGCCTCTTTCACCGTTCGTTCCGTGAGCCGAAGCGTCGCAGGTAAATCGAACACCGTCGCCGTCAATTCCGGGTAGACCTGGCAGAAGGCAATCGCATTCGTCCCGGCTCCGCCTCCCAAATCCAGCAGCCGAACCGGCCCGCTCAGCTGCAGCCGCTTGGCGAAATCCGGCCCGCTCTGCTGCCCGATTCGATGAAGTACCGCCAGCACGTTGAGGCCTAACTCAGGATCGGTCTCAAAGACATGCCGATCGACAGACCGCTGTCCCGTGCGAATCGTCTGCTCCAGCTTGCCCCAGTTGTCCCATTCAGCATCGTGAAGCAGGAGAAGATGCCCGATATATTGAGCAGAATTGCGAACCAGATGCGTGGCTGCAGCCGTCGAGTTTCCGTAGGAATCCCCGTCCTTTTCCAACAGCCGCATCGCAACAAGGGCATTCAACAAGAGTCCCAATGTCGGCTCATGGGCGCCAAGACGACCGGCCACGTCATGAAGGGTTTTCCGTTTCCCATCCAAGGCGGAAAACACATCCAGCCTAATGGCCGTCAATAGAATCTTCGTCTCCCAGTAGTACCCCAGCTGGAAAATTTCTGCGAGCGAGAGTTCTCGTGACACACCACTCCTATCAGGAAAATTGCCTTGAAAGTCGGCATCTTACCTAGATCGGAAACTGAAAGGCAAGGCAGCTGACCGGACGCAGCACTCTGTACAAACACAAAGGGCAGCGGATTGCTCCGCTGCCCTTTGATTGCGGGTGACCCCGCGAAGACACAACGCTGGCTTACTTGATTTCAGCCTTGACTGTGGCAGTTCCGCCCTCGGTCACGTCCACGTCAAATTCAACCTTCTTGCCCTTGGCTGCAAACGGATGCCAGGCCACAATCTTGTGCTTGCCAGCCGGCACATCCTTGAGCTCGAACGATCCATCTTCCTTCACCACGGCAAAATGCGCATTCGACACCGGGAGAAAGAAGCCCTGCATGAACTCATGCTGGTCGCACTGTAAACGATAGAAGCCGTCCTTCTCTGCACCGCCACGGAACACCACTGGCTTATCGAGCTTGTCGCCCTTCTTGGCCAATGCGATGTTGAAGCCGGTGGCCGAGCTGGAGCCCTTCACCACGAAGCTATGAGGATTGTGCAACACACCCTGGACCGACTTTGGGTCATCGGCATCGGCGTCGTGATTTTCAACTTTGAAAGACTTATTGTTCACCACCACACCGGTAAACGGAAGGAACTCGCAGAACTCCGCTACGGCTTCGGTGCCGGCATAGGCATCCATGAAGGCCTTGTCTTCGATATCGACAACGGCTACGACGGCGCCCTTGAGACCGCCATCCTTGCCCACTTCAATCTTCTTGAAGAAGCGCTTGTCCCCATCGATCAACGCCTTGTTGGGATTCTTCACGCAAAACTTGGGGTTGGGGAACTTCGCGAAAGAAAATTCGCCTTGCTCAGACTTGCCTGCAAAGGTCACTTTGCCGGCAATGGTTCCGCCTGCAAACGAGGTGAGAGGCGCCGCGACAAACGCGACGGCTGCCACGCCTAATATAACTGATAACGCACTCTTCATATGACTGCCTCCTTGTGATGGACAAATAACTGCTGCGTTGATGCTCTCGTTCCCTTAACTCCTAACCACCGGCCATGAGGGGAAACGGGAACGCATTCCGCCCTGGTGACTCGAACATAATTGAGATTCGCATTGGCGAGGCTAGTCTCAAGCCGAGTCTGTATACAAAACTCTACCCTACCCTGTCAATCTGAAACAAGGGGGTCGCCCTATCCGTTGGATAAATCTACTTCTTCTGTTGAAGCAAGTGCAACAGCGCTCCTGCCGCAGTGGCTCGCACGGCATCGTTGGTGTCATGAAGTAGTTCCTTCATGAGGGGAACCAGCTCACGGTCCCCCACATGCCCAAGCGATCGGAGTGCCACGATCTTCGGACCGGGAAGCGGATCAGCCGTCAAACTGGTTAACAGGGCGATCGCCCCCGGAGCATTGGCCTTGGTTGCCTTCCCAAGGGCATAGGCCACAGAAGCACGCATAGCCGTATCGTTCTGTTGGGCCAGCGATTGTACGGTAGGCGCCACGGTCGAGTAGGGCTGGCCGAGTTGGAGCAACCCGGCAATTGCTGAGGCACGGACGGTAAAGCTGCCGTCACCGAGCGCCTGCGTGAGTGCCGGCACTGATTCAGTCCCTCCCAGATCCGCCAAGCTCCCCACCGCCGATTCCCGCACGCCCGGGATAGGGTCCTTCAGAAGCTGCTCAATCTGCCCCCGAACCTCTTTTCGTCCGAGATGCCCAAGCCCCCTGGCCGCCGCACCGCGAACGGAGGGTTGTTTATACGTCAACGACTCGATCATGATGGGGACGCCTCGCTGGTCGTTCAAGTCGGCGATCGTGCGAATCGCGTCAGCTCGATCCTCAGGATTCAGCGACTCTGCGGCCTGATGCAATTGAGTCCAAGCCTCCTTCTTGCCGAGCCTGATCAAGGCCGCATAGGCCGCGATACGAACCGTGCTCAGTTCGTCCTTGGTCGCTGATTCGACTAACGACATGACGCCTGGATCTCCCGTTCGACCGAGCGTTTTCACCACGCGCGCCTTCACCAATCCTGCTTGATCCTCGATCGCCGCGCGCAATTTCGTCGATTTCCGACCGGCCTCGGATCGCCCGAGCCCCTCGACGGCAAGAACCCGAACCGGGCCTGAACCATCGCTGAGCCCATCCTCAAAATAGGGGACGACCTCGTCCGAATCCACCTCTTTGAGTGCAGTGTACGCAGCCCCGCGCATTTGATCGCGCATGTCCTTCACCATCACAACGATGAACCCCAGCGCCACCTCTCGGAGGAGGGGGATCTCATCGTGCTTGAGCGCAAGCTCCAACTTGTCGTACTCACCGAGCGCGTCCTTGGGATTCGCCAGTTTAAGAAAGGAGTGAATCCTCAGCCGTCGGACGTCCGGGCTGAGATTCTGCTCCTTCTCCAACTTGGCCAACAGATCAATCACCTGTCCATACTGTTTCTTCTCGTACGCCTCTTGCGCTTCCTTGGGCACCGATGACGTTCCGGCAGCCAACACCGGTTGATCGACGCCACTCCACACCGTCAACCAGGCAACCGCCATCGCGGTGAACAGATACCAATGACGACCCGACCGCCTGCTCCAATTCCATTCACCCATCGTCTCGCTACCCCCGTCCTTGCGGCACAGTGGCCGCCATGCGCTTTTTATATCCCTGCGGCTCTTCAAAGTAATAGGCCGGCTGAGGGGACAGTCTAAACCGTTCATACTCAAACGACCACTCCCGATCCCGACTGACGAGCTTCAAGACCACGCCTGTTTCCACGTCGACCCATTCGTAAAACCGCTCGACCCGGCCATGGTGGTCGGTTTGAACTTCGAACAGCTTCGCGGTGCGACCGGCGGCCGTCGCGTCACCGACCAGGATTCGCTCCTGCTCACCCGGTAAGGCCTGACTAACCGGGAGCAGATCGTCAGGGTCCAGCCCTGTCACCAGAAATTCCTTCTGTTGGGCCAGCAGATACCAGGTCTCGGATTTATCCAGCCGGATGATTTCGATCGCCGCATACCCGCGTTCGGTTCGAATCGCATACTTGTACTCCAGCCGCAACCGGTCGCCCTTCGCAAACACTTGCGCCTGGTATTGCTTCCCCTTGATCTTCTTGACCAATAAGCCGGAGAACTCCACTAATGGAGTAGCCGCATCGTCAGCCAGGACATGCCAAGGCATGCTCGCCTGCCCCAGGTACAGGGCCAGCAAGAGGCAGAGCCCCCACCTCCAGGACTTATTCCATAGCCTAACTCTCACAGGATGCTCAAAATGTCTGTCCAGCAAGGCCGCAGGCGAATCGAAACAGGAGGCGTACCCTCGGGGGCGCACGGTGCGACGAATAAGGAGCACCACGTTTGTGCGCGCCGCCGAGTGGTGAGGCGGCCGGGTCCCCGTTGAGGATTTCGATGAGCCGAGAACGATGCTGGCCGACCTTTTCAGCATCCTGTTAGTGCTGATGCTCGACGAGTGGCTGGATATCGACGGAGTAACCCAGCGTGTCCGGGCCGAAACGGGGATTATCCATCACCTTAAAGGCGGAACGATTCCCCTTTGGAGCGAGGAGAGAAAGACGTTCGACCAATGCACCGTCCGGCTGGATTGTGACCGTCTTGGTGACACCAGGACCGGTCTGCGGATGCCACACGACCAACTGATAGGTGCCAGGAGGAATGTTCTCGATCGAAAACTTTCCGGACGAGTCAGTCAGCGCATAGTAGGGGTTGTTGACCGCCATCGCCCAACTTTCCATGTAGGCATGGAAGCCGCACTGCATGTAGAACGTCCGACGCCCTTTATTTAGATACACCGGGCCAACCAGAGACTTTCCCGGTGCATGATTGTGGGTCGCATGGATGTCGCCACGGTGGTGCTGCTGGTTCATCACCAGCGGCGTATTGAACAACGTACGCGCACCGGATTCGAGCGACGTTTCGTAGCCTTGAATGTCGTGCATCACGGGATCCATGTTGATCACTTCGACGGCATGCCCGTTTCGCACGATCGTCATGAAGGGTTGGAACTTGCAATCACGCGCCTCGATCAAGGGTACGGACGTTTCAAACGGCTTGCCGGATTGAACCCCTTCGAGTAACACGATGGCGTCTTGCAGGCCCCCTTGAGGGCTCACGACAAAGTCGTGGAGCAGGCGCCAGCCCCGACCGTTGGAAATCCGGCCACAATATACCGGATCCGGAAACGTGATCAGGTTGAAGCCTTTCGGCTCGGGAAGCGCCCCCTTCAACTCAACGGTACCTGCAATCGTCCCGCCATGAGGGACCTCGATTACATCGTAGGACCAGACGAATGTACCTGAGAAGATCAGACAGAATACAATGACTGCGACATTCACCGCAG from Nitrospirota bacterium carries:
- a CDS encoding DUF420 domain-containing protein, which produces MLEWLKQPGFFGTHATVGADMSQLMATFFTGLFVIGWIQARRRRADAHHWMMLGGMIAMVAFFMSYYLFRQLGVLAFEGKEGFGGSQALYDYVFIPVLTVHIILVILGLIMAIYMIVLGFRSQQVIDGARSLKETLLLTTWRKVGVIFGSVTALVMFLFFSRVATAGFSMRKFEVYLSLLLLIAIVFSVEMTIQRIWPNGARRHRALGLFTMIVYCVLFVTGTTTYTMLYLLYPGKIG
- a CDS encoding methyltransferase, which produces MSRELSLAEIFQLGYYWETKILLTAIRLDVFSALDGKRKTLHDVAGRLGAHEPTLGLLLNALVAMRLLEKDGDSYGNSTAAATHLVRNSAQYIGHLLLLHDAEWDNWGKLEQTIRTGQRSVDRHVFETDPELGLNVLAVLHRIGQQSGPDFAKRLQLSGPVRLLDLGGGAGTNAIAFCQVYPELTATVFDLPATLRLTERTVKEAGLESRISLQSGDFNKDGLGGPYDVALMSDILHYQDFPTNAALVKRVWTHLAPGGRLIIKDRFLNETGTGPAWTTAFAVHILVNTQRGGCYKTADAMQWMSEAGFPTVTELEPTAVVLGTKSSQA
- a CDS encoding HEAT repeat domain-containing protein; this translates as MGEWNWSRRSGRHWYLFTAMAVAWLTVWSGVDQPVLAAGTSSVPKEAQEAYEKKQYGQVIDLLAKLEKEQNLSPDVRRLRIHSFLKLANPKDALGEYDKLELALKHDEIPLLREVALGFIVVMVKDMRDQMRGAAYTALKEVDSDEVVPYFEDGLSDGSGPVRVLAVEGLGRSEAGRKSTKLRAAIEDQAGLVKARVVKTLGRTGDPGVMSLVESATKDELSTVRIAAYAALIRLGKKEAWTQLHQAAESLNPEDRADAIRTIADLNDQRGVPIMIESLTYKQPSVRGAAARGLGHLGRKEVRGQIEQLLKDPIPGVRESAVGSLADLGGTESVPALTQALGDGSFTVRASAIAGLLQLGQPYSTVAPTVQSLAQQNDTAMRASVAYALGKATKANAPGAIALLTSLTADPLPGPKIVALRSLGHVGDRELVPLMKELLHDTNDAVRATAAGALLHLLQQKK
- a CDS encoding carboxypeptidase regulatory-like domain-containing protein; amino-acid sequence: MQRYRMCTAFHAAVNVAVIVFCLIFSGTFVWSYDVIEVPHGGTIAGTVELKGALPEPKGFNLITFPDPVYCGRISNGRGWRLLHDFVVSPQGGLQDAIVLLEGVQSGKPFETSVPLIEARDCKFQPFMTIVRNGHAVEVINMDPVMHDIQGYETSLESGARTLFNTPLVMNQQHHRGDIHATHNHAPGKSLVGPVYLNKGRRTFYMQCGFHAYMESWAMAVNNPYYALTDSSGKFSIENIPPGTYQLVVWHPQTGPGVTKTVTIQPDGALVERLSLLAPKGNRSAFKVMDNPRFGPDTLGYSVDIQPLVEHQH